Part of the Spinacia oleracea cultivar Varoflay chromosome 5, BTI_SOV_V1, whole genome shotgun sequence genome, TCAAAACAAACATTTTTGTCCTTTTACTTAACATAAAAAGGTTTCCACCTTTATCTAATCAATTAAAACAAAATCATAATTTGAAAGGACTAATTATAAGTACTTAACATTTTAGAAATCTCAGATTCAGGGTACTTGAATGTTGGTTAATGTAAGACCATCCTATACTATACTTCGTATGAGACTTCATACATGTTATTGTATTAATAGGCTTTAATGATTTATTAGTTCTTTTATAGGCTCGGTCCTCTTCACCTTAAAGTAATAACATTCGTTAAACTTATGTATCAATTAGTAAAAAATAGTTTGTATAAATAATTATTATCgttcaacaaaaagaaaagagtgAATAAGTAGGACATTTAGTGTCAAATCGACTATATCAAtggtttattattaatttattattctgaaaatatatattcCTTAATTTCTAGACAATAAAATCATGTCACTCTTTAAAAGTACTTATGTACTATGTGCATTTCAGTAAAGATGGTTATGGGTCGGTCCGAGGCCCGAAAAAAGCCCAAGTCAACATGGCACGAAAAAACACGGTTCGACACGAACACAAAGTCGTGGGCCGTGGGCGGGGCCTGAGCCGCATTTTTTTTGGGGAAAAAGCACAACAAAATATGTAAAagtttagtaaaattaggcGTAGGCACGATGGCCCAGCACGAAGGTCCGTGGGATTGGGCCCTATTTTGACCTTTTCAGCCCAACCCCGCCCGACACGAAGCAAAGTGGGCCCGGTGTAGCCACGGCCCGCGGGCTCAATCCGGCCCATGGCCATCTTTACTTTTTTAGGCATTTACTTTTGTTTAATTTGAGCGTCTTTTTATACGTTATATAGTAGTTTAAATTCTATCTCGTCTTAACTCTTAAAGGAGTCACAACGAATTATAACGAGATTGGCCTcgtcaaaacaaaaacaaaaaacaagaaTGAACCACGAAATAGTACATAATGTACAAATAGATTTTAATTATGTATGATTAAGCAGATGTCACATAGATGTTGTGTGAACAAAGGATTAAGAACTTGGGTGGTTGGTTGCTAGATCTTGTATGATGACATGCATCTCAGTCTTGGTGAAATTGAAATAGACCAATTAGCCGTTAACACGTTACACGTAATGTACTTGTTTAAGTTTTTGGTTAACCAAATCTATGACTTAAGAATTAAGAGTGTGTACATTCAATGTTTTTTTGATTAAGACATTGATTAGAATACTTGTCAATGATTAGAATAGCACGTTGTTTCCTCAGTTTTTCCTTGTTTTGTTTGACACTTTGACCTTATACAAAGTATTGTACTTCATATGTTTAAAGATGACAGTGGGCCGGGCCGACCCGAGTCATGACCTGATCCGGACACAAAAAAAGCCAGTCTGATACGGGCACGAAAAAAACATGATCCGATATGGGTCACTTTTTTAGAAAAAAACACTACAATGTATGGCACTACTCGACTCAGCACGATAAACTTAGTAAATctaggcttaggcacgacggTCCGGCCCGGCCCGTTAGTCTATGGCATGGGCCCTGTTTGAAATTTTCGGTCCTGCCCTGCCCGACCCAAGATGGAGAGTGGGCCTGTAGTGGTTCGGCCCGAAGCCCATTCCGACCCACGACCAACTTTAGTAGATATGTTTGCAGCAGCTTCGGGTCAGCAGAAGTATCCAAGGTTTGTCAAGTCGGGCATGAACAAACAGTTTCTTGAAACGAATCCAGGAAAAACCAATTAAGCCATCGATCTTACGAAAAATGGCCCAAGGCATTGTCTTTGCTTCTTTTTTGgcccaaaacaaaacaaactaaCGAGAAACAAAACGTAAACAAAGCAATCCAACAATGTCTTATTCTCACGACTAGTGATCCTTGAAACTTGCTCTAAACGGGGGttatgaacttttttttttttttttaataggtaagaagaagggacTCTAACTGAACCAGCACCTAACACAGGTTAATCAGCCCAGCTCCGCAGGTCAtcgcttgagccactcccaaacatttcgcagttgatggggctcgaacttgtgacttggaaggtgagttccccaccaactccaccaacttatgttggttaGTGGGGGTTATGATTTATGACTTATGACTCATGAATCAAGTTTTTTATACTCCTATTATGTCCGTTTCAAAATTATCTttacatttttcatttttttagtCCATTTCAGAATGTTATTTAAATtgtgttttattctattttttgacatGAGAATTTACTACTTTACCCATATTACCCCGACAATATTTATAACTTTCCCCTTACTTTCTCTCacttattcattttttttccatataCTCACCCACATCTTTTTACAACTctatcttattttatctatattttattatatccaGTTATCCATCCTCCTTTTTACgcaattttcttattttatcttaatatttgtacAAATAAAATCATTTTTACTTACAAGTAATACGTAGAGGTCGTAATCTATGGAGACTTACACGATCGTGTAGGACCCATACACACCTAAATATCGCGGAATATTGGTGATGATGAATTAATAGTtgcaatattatttattatgttttattaatcaaaTAGACGTGAATTCGTGATATTTGTGTTAAGGCACAGGTTTCATGCTACCATGTTCTCAGGTAATCAGTTTCTTAATAATACTTCATCGTGTACAAGTTGCACAACGTAGCTAGTAACGTACGTAATTAGGGCTATCAATTTTACTATTCGTTTTATGGTAATTAAATCGTACTTGCTGCAGAAATTCATTTGATTGATAGCTATTAAAGGTGATCAATATTCTGGATTTTAACATAAAAAATCATGTCTAGCTTTATGAATTTGGTATTCGGGGCAGGCTCGGGACTTGGGCTAATTTTCCGCATTTTAGGCTACCTAAACCCGCactttttcgggtcgggtcagtttGGGCTAGCGAATCGGGCTATCAAGTCTAGTTGAAAGTCATGAGCAGAAAGGTAACATCGTAAAACTcccaacactacaagaaattgtaccattaacgaagGGGACCGTCATTAATGAAAAATTTCgccgttaacccgtcgtaaaagacatttgcgacgattattcccgtctttgtttagTTGTAAGTCCCGTCGCAAAAGatttttgcgacggaattttaaatccgtcgttattaggttgtcattaaagatataAATTCTTGTAGGGTAATAATAATattgtaaaaatataaaatagaggTTTGTACATAATCTCCGATTCTAAACATTATATTTTTCACCGTTTCTATTATTTTCGCACTCCATCCCCAAACCATCATTTAAATTACATGAGAATGTATAtagttttctttattgttttttttcagGGAAGGCCAAGTTGGCTGATCtattattaatttatcaaattttaGAATGTATACACCTAGTCCATGTTGTACTTTTCTCAATGCTCCTTATTACACTACACCATCACTAAAATCCATCAATTATTTGttacattatttatttatttatttatttatttattgtggTGAATCTTTCAATAATTTCTAAGCCAACCacaatatttatttttggaGATACTATATATAAAACCACCTTTATTAAGAACCCTCCTCATACAAATAGTTTCAGAAAATAGTCTCCTAAAACTTGTAGCATAGCatcattcaaaatttcctcTCATCCTGCTTTCTGCAGGAGAGAggaggaaaaaaaaagaaaaaaaaaagagttgttCATAAATCATAGGAATTAGGTATTATGAGTGAGACTACCAAAACCAATGACAACATTATTAGATATACCAAAAAGAGCTATGACGACTACGACTATCATAAGAAACCCCCAATTAGGAGGTTTAAAGGGAGTCTTATGAACGTTATCAAGATGGCATTATACATGTTGAGGAGGAAGGGTGACAAGACTAATAAAAAGACGTTGTCGCCCTCCCTCTCCCTCCCACCAACCACCAATGTCACTCTGACGGATCTTGTAGGGGCAATACGCCCCTTTCACCTACAGAGGGACGTTGGTGGTGGCAtatctccaccaccaccaccaacccaACTCCATCTCCCTCCTGGGAATGGGGtggcggaggtggtggtggtggtgccgCCTCCACCTACCCAACTTCATCTCCCTGGTGGGGatggggtggtggtggtggcgcctGATGAAATATCTCAGGCGTCCTCTTATCATCCAAAGTACGCCGCCTCATCTTCCTCTTCGCGCTCATCTTCTTTAGGAGGAGGAGAAATGATCATGAGTAGCAGATATACATCAGCTCAAAGTTTATACGATCTCGATAACCACGATGATGAGGACGAGGATGAGGACGATATGATGTTGAATGATGAAGATGCTTATTATGATGGTCTTGAAGGTGATGAAATGATCGATGACAAGGCTGATAAGTTCATTGCTAAGTTTTACCAACAAATGAGGCTCCAAAAGTTTTAAATATTCCTATTATTAATTAAACATTGATTCAATGATGGTTGATTTTAATTAGGAGGGaaatacaaaaagaaaatgttaattttgtctttatttgattaattgataaaaaaaaGGGAGAGAATAGATAAGTTCATTTCATTAAATTCATGTTAATTactctttatttttcttctttaatTAATTCCTCTTGTAGGAAATTTTGAGGTTGTATTACATGCACCATGCAATTTTACCTAATTGGACTGCTCTTGTGAAatacttgtatagttgtataCTCGTATTACGTAATGCATGCGTAAAGGTGTCGAGACTATATCGTTTTTGGGTAGAGTTCTTTACGAGTACTTTTTATTCATTATTCCAAGATTTTGAGGAAAGGTATTGATCGAACAGTTTAACTAGAGGGTATGTAGAAGAAATAATAATCACTCGAAAAAAATATACGACATATTTTCATCGAGGGTGATAATTTATTAATCATAAATATTTTGAAGGGACAAACTCAATGTCCATGGAAGATACAGGTATTAATGAATGATGTTATACAACTACTGGaataatttcaaaaaaattattatcgCCACATTTATAGGGAAGTCAATCGTGCGGCTGATTATGTTGCCGCCTTAGGTCATCGCATACAGACGCACCAAGAAATTGACagtaaattttcttattttatatctttagATAAGTTATGGTACAGTTTTGATAGAAGATTATCCTAACTTTTATTGTATCTttctattttaaaaaataaaaataaaatcactataaaaataaataacaagcAGGGCGACAAGTAAAGGTGTTAATGAGCCGAGTCGAGACCGAGCCTTTAtaggctcggctcgagctcgaaacTCATGAGCACaggctcggctcgagctcgaagcTCGTCGAGCCTGGAAAATTGGGCTCGAGCTCAAATTATGAAAACCAAACTCGGATCGGCTCGAACCTCGATAGGCTCGATATGCTCGCTCGAGATTGATCatcaaatgt contains:
- the LOC110775900 gene encoding uncharacterized protein; the protein is MSETTKTNDNIIRYTKKSYDDYDYHKKPPIRRFKGSLMNVIKMALYMLRRKGDKTNKKTLSPSLSLPPTTNVTLTDLVGAIRPFHLQRDVGGGISPPPPPTQLHLPPGNGVAEVVVVVPPPPTQLHLPGGDGVVVVAPDEISQASSYHPKYAASSSSSRSSSLGGGEMIMSSRYTSAQSLYDLDNHDDEDEDEDDMMLNDEDAYYDGLEGDEMIDDKADKFIAKFYQQMRLQKF